Sequence from the Ruminococcaceae bacterium KH2T8 genome:
AAGCTTCGTGCAGGCCGTAAAAATGACATAGAAAAGGGTATATCGGTATTCGGTATCCACAGGGATGATCTCGATATAAAGCTCGATGATCTGAGCATGAAGAACTACTCTTCACAGGGACAGCAAAGATCGGCTGCATTATCCCTTAAATTAGCCGAGCTGGAGATCATTAAGGAGTTTACATCCTCCTCCCCCGTCCTGCTCCTTGACGACGTATTCTCGGAACTCGACAGCGGCAGAAGGGTATCACTTCTCTCCGGTATGAAGGATGCCCAGATCTTTATCACCTGTACTGACAGGAATTATATCGAGAATGAGCTCGTGGAATTCGTTATGACTGATATAAATCCCGTTTTTTTCCACGTAAGCACGGGAAAAATAGTCAGGGAGAATTAACATTTCTATATATTATATATATTATAATTAGCATATTATGTTATAATTATGTGGTATGGATCGACTCGATCCCCCACTTTATCCTTATCGGAGGAAAGACGATGTATGTTCATATCGGCGGCGAAGTAACCGTTCCCGCAGATACGATATCGGTATTGATCGACCTTGAATCTGTACTTCCCTCACAGAAGTCAGTGACTCAATTCATCAATTCCGAGGATGAAAGAAACAGACTTGAGTATATAACCGAAGAAATACCCAGGACTGTTGTTATCGCTACGGACAGAACATACATGAGCCCTTTATCCATAGGGGTCTTGAGGAAAAGGATCGAGAAAGGACTTTACATACCGTAAGTGTATGTAACATTGTTAAATGTGAATATTTATTCAATATCAGTTATAAATATTTACAAAATAAGGAGTAATAGAGGAAATGAGCGAGACAGAAAACGAGATAAAGAATTCAGCTCCCGCAGGTGAAGTTGATATCTACTTCCAGCCTGTAGAAAACGAGGACAGTGATGAGCTTCGTAACCTGGCAGAGAATCCCAGAGCTCTTACTGAGGATTTCAATGAGGAATCCATAAGCGAGATTGAGGCCGTTACGGCAGGTCAGGACGAATTTGATACATCTAATGCCAGTGCTTATGACGAAGGTGATATCCAGGTCCTTGAAGGTCTTGAGGCCGTTCGTAAGCGTCCCGGTATGTATATCGGTGATACGACACTTCGTGGTCTTCACCACCTCGTATATGAGATCGTAGCCAATTCAGTCGATGAGGCTCTTGCAGGTCGATGCGATACTATCGACGTAAAGCTCAATAAGGATGGATCCGTTACTGTTAAGGATAACGGTTCGGGTATTCCCGTCGGTATCCATCCTAAGCAGGGTATCCCTACTGTTGAAGTTGTACACACGGTACTTCATGCCGGAGGTAAATTCGGCGGTGGTGCTTACAGTGTATCCGGTGGTCTTCACGGCGTAGGTGCATCTGTCGTAAATGCCCTTTCTGACCGAATGACGGTACAGGTAAGGCGTGAAGGCAAGATTCATGAGATCAGTTTTGAAAAAGGTAAGACAGTAAGTCCCCTGAAGGTTATCGGTGAATGTGATCCTTCAGATACAGGTACGACCACAACATTTATTCCCGATAATACCATCTTCCCTGACATTGTATTCGATTTCGATTCTATGATCACAAGATACAGAGAGATGGCTTTCCTTAATAAGGAAGTAACTATCGATCTTACTGATGACAGAGGAGCTGAGCCTAATCATAAGCATCTTCATTATGATGGCGGTATTATTTCATTCGTTGAGTACTTGAACAGACATAAGGAAGCTATCAATCCCGCGCCTATCTACTTTGCAACACGTTCCGGTGAATGCTTCGTAGAGATCGCGATGCAGTACAACGATTCCTATCAGGAGACCGTTTATTGCTACGCAAACAACATTGCTACACCTGAGGGTGGTACACACCTTACAGGTTTCAGATCTGCTCTTACACGTGTTGTAAATGATTACGCAAAGAAGTATAAGTTCCTTAAGGATAATGATCCTAAACTTCAGGGTGATGATACAAGAGAAGGTCTTGCAGCTATCATCTCGGTAAAGCTTCCTGATCCTCAGTTCGAGGGACAGACAAAGTCTAAGCTCGGTAATGCCGAGATCAGACCTATGGTTGAGAATGCCGTTGCTGAGAAGTTTATGGTATATCTCGAAGAAAATCCTGACATGGCTAAGGTCATCATGGATAAGTGTCTTTCCGCCAGCCGTGCACGTGATGCAGCTAAGAAGGCTCGTGAGATGACAAGAAGAAAGACTGTATTCGAGTCTAATTCACTTCCCGGTAAGCTCGCTGACTGCCAGTCAAATGAGGCTGAATTCTGTGAGATTTTTATCGTTGAGGGAGATTCCGCCGGCGGTTCTGCTAAGCAGGGTAGAGAGCGTAAGTATCAGGCTATCCTTCCTCTCTGGGGTAAGATGCTCAACGTTGAGAAGGCAAGAATCGATAAGGTTTATACAAATGAGAAGCTCCAGCCCGTAGTTATGGCACTCGGTGCAGGTATTGGTGATGAATTCGATGAGAATAAGCTCCGTTACCACAAGGTTATCATCATGGCCGATGCCGATGTCGACGGTTCTCATATCAGAACACTTCTTCTGACATTCTTCTTCAGATATTTAAGACCTCTTGTTGACGGCGGATATGTTTATATCGCTTGTCCTCCTCTTTATAAGGTTTATAAGGGAGATGAAGAGTATTACGCTTATGATGATAAGGAAGTTGACGAGATCAAGGAGAAGACAGGTTGGGAGAATCCCCTTATCCAGCGATTCAAGGGTCTCGGTGAGATGAGTTCCGAACAGCTCTGGGAAACAACTATGAATCCTTCTACTCGTAAACTCCTTAAGGTTACTCTTGAAGATGCTCAGGCTGCTGATGAGACATTTACTCTTCTTATGGGTGATCAGGTTGATCCTCGTAAGCAGTTCATTCAGGAGAACGCTAAACTCGCTAATATTGATACTTAATCTCAGAATGTTCCACGTGGAACATTCTCAATCAAACTCAACTTAGCACCGGTCAATTTGATCGGTGCTTTTTAATTGTTCCACGTGGAACATTTAGATACATACAATTGAATTATCAATTTCGGTGGAAATTCTGAATTTTGAATATGATCATACTGTTCCACGTGGAACATTTGCCTTGTTTTTGTAATTTGAAAGAAATATAGAATCTGCATATAGAATGCTAATATAGTTATATATTATTCATTAAGGAGATATTCAAATGACACAGATAATCTCTGTCGTAAACCAGAAGGGTGGAGTTGGAAAGACTACAACAACAGTCAGTTTGGCTGCATTTATCGGTAAAAAACGTAAGAAAGTTCTCATGATCGATCTGGATCCTCAGGGAAATGCTACCAGCGGACTCGGAATAGATAAGAGTGAAATAGAGAACAGCACATACGACGTTATGGTAAATGATGTTCCTATCAGCGAGGCTATCGTAGAATCTTCTGCGAATAATGTAGATATCTGCCCTACGAATATCAATCTGGCCGGAGCTGAGGTTGAATTGGTCGGTGCAATGTCACGTGAACAGATCCTTAAGAATGCTATTGAAGAAGTAGCTGATAACTATGACTACATCTTCATTGACTGCCCTCCTTCTCTGGGTATCCTGACGATCAATGCTCTTACGGCATCTAATAATCTGATTATTCCTATCCAGGGTGAGTACTACGCTCTTGAAGGATTGTCTCAACTTGTAGATACAGTCAATAAGGTCAAAAAGAAACTCAATAAGAATATCAACATTCTCGGTGTAGTTCTGACCATGTTCGATAAGAGAACACAGCTTACCAGACAGGTTAAAGATGAGGTCGAGAATTACTTCGGCGATAAGGTATTTAAGACTCTTATTCCCAGAAATGTAAGGCTTGCCGAGGCGCCCAGCCATGGCCTTGCAATAAGTGATTATGACCCTAATTCAAAGGGCGGAAAAGCATACGAATCACTCGCTTCTGAAGTGCTTAAGAGAACTAAATAAACATAGATGACCATCTATATATTAGAAAGGAAAACAATATGGCTACATCCAGAAATTCAAGAGGTCTCGGTAAGGGTATAGGTAAGAGTACGAGCAAGGGTCTCGGCAAGGGACTTGATGCTCTGATCTCCACGGAAGGCATCCCTGAAGATACTAAAGATTCAGTAGTAGAACTTAAGATAAATGATATCTCTCCTAATGAAGGACAGCCCAGAAAAGACTTCGATGAAAGTGCCCTTCAGGAACTCGCAGATTCCATTAAGGAAAACGGCGTAATACAGCCTATTATCGTCCAGAAGAAGGGTTCCGGGTATCGCATAGTAGCAGGTGAGAGAAGATGGCGTGCATCGCGTCTTGCAGGCCTTAAAGTAATACCTGCGATCGTAAGGGAACTTACTGATCAACAGACAATGGAGCAGGCTCTTATAGAGAACCTTCAGCGTGAAGATCTTAACCCTCTTGAAGAAGCTTATGCGATGCAAAATCTCATAAAGACTCATAAGCTCAGCCAGGAGCAATTAGCTAAGAGATTAGGTAAGCCCAGAGCTACTATCGCCAACACCGTTAGATTGATAAATATCGATGAATCACTTCAGGATTTTATCCGTAACGGAGATCTTTCCGCAGGTCACGCTAAGGCACTTCTTGCACTTAAGGATCCCGAGGATCAGAGGAAGGCAGCTGACGTTATTATCGCAAAAGATATGACTGTTCGTCAGGCTGAAGAATACGTTAAGAAGTATATCGAAATTCTCAAGAATCCTGATATTGCCAAGAAAGCTCCCAAGCAGATCGATCAGCAGTTCCAGCTCAGTACTAAGGAAGTTGAGATAAAGCTCAAGAAGTCTCTCGGTTCAAAGGTAAAGCTCAAGGTATCCGATATCGGAACAGGTAAGGGTAAGATCGTTATCGACTATAAGGATTATGATGATCTTGACCGTCTTATCGAGATCCTGGGAGCATAAAAGAAACAAAAAATGTGGAACAGATTGAATAATACTACCAAGGGAATAGTCTGCATTATCCTTGCAGCCCTTGGGTTCTCCCTGATGACCTTTTTTGTCAGGTTATCGGGAAATGTTCCCACTATGGAAAAGGCATTCTTCAGGAATGCCTTTGCTGCTGTTGTATCTTTTATCCTGCTCAAAAGAGAAGGTGAGAAGTTCCACGTGAAACGGGAAAACCGCAGCGATCTATTCTTCAGATGTCTCTTTGGTACATCGGGTCTTATAGCGAACTTCTATGCGATAGATAAGATCGGCATAGCAGACGCAAATATGCTCAATAAACTGTCGCCTTTCTTCGCGATCGTATTATCAATTCC
This genomic interval carries:
- a CDS encoding DNA gyrase subunit B, whose translation is MSETENEIKNSAPAGEVDIYFQPVENEDSDELRNLAENPRALTEDFNEESISEIEAVTAGQDEFDTSNASAYDEGDIQVLEGLEAVRKRPGMYIGDTTLRGLHHLVYEIVANSVDEALAGRCDTIDVKLNKDGSVTVKDNGSGIPVGIHPKQGIPTVEVVHTVLHAGGKFGGGAYSVSGGLHGVGASVVNALSDRMTVQVRREGKIHEISFEKGKTVSPLKVIGECDPSDTGTTTTFIPDNTIFPDIVFDFDSMITRYREMAFLNKEVTIDLTDDRGAEPNHKHLHYDGGIISFVEYLNRHKEAINPAPIYFATRSGECFVEIAMQYNDSYQETVYCYANNIATPEGGTHLTGFRSALTRVVNDYAKKYKFLKDNDPKLQGDDTREGLAAIISVKLPDPQFEGQTKSKLGNAEIRPMVENAVAEKFMVYLEENPDMAKVIMDKCLSASRARDAAKKAREMTRRKTVFESNSLPGKLADCQSNEAEFCEIFIVEGDSAGGSAKQGRERKYQAILPLWGKMLNVEKARIDKVYTNEKLQPVVMALGAGIGDEFDENKLRYHKVIIMADADVDGSHIRTLLLTFFFRYLRPLVDGGYVYIACPPLYKVYKGDEEYYAYDDKEVDEIKEKTGWENPLIQRFKGLGEMSSEQLWETTMNPSTRKLLKVTLEDAQAADETFTLLMGDQVDPRKQFIQENAKLANIDT
- a CDS encoding chromosome partitioning protein; amino-acid sequence: MTQIISVVNQKGGVGKTTTTVSLAAFIGKKRKKVLMIDLDPQGNATSGLGIDKSEIENSTYDVMVNDVPISEAIVESSANNVDICPTNINLAGAEVELVGAMSREQILKNAIEEVADNYDYIFIDCPPSLGILTINALTASNNLIIPIQGEYYALEGLSQLVDTVNKVKKKLNKNINILGVVLTMFDKRTQLTRQVKDEVENYFGDKVFKTLIPRNVRLAEAPSHGLAISDYDPNSKGGKAYESLASEVLKRTK
- a CDS encoding chromosome segregation DNA-binding protein, yielding MATSRNSRGLGKGIGKSTSKGLGKGLDALISTEGIPEDTKDSVVELKINDISPNEGQPRKDFDESALQELADSIKENGVIQPIIVQKKGSGYRIVAGERRWRASRLAGLKVIPAIVRELTDQQTMEQALIENLQREDLNPLEEAYAMQNLIKTHKLSQEQLAKRLGKPRATIANTVRLINIDESLQDFIRNGDLSAGHAKALLALKDPEDQRKAADVIIAKDMTVRQAEEYVKKYIEILKNPDIAKKAPKQIDQQFQLSTKEVEIKLKKSLGSKVKLKVSDIGTGKGKIVIDYKDYDDLDRLIEILGA